A genomic stretch from Cloacibacterium caeni includes:
- the galK gene encoding galactokinase: MNTQELVALCNQQFNEKFGENPQKIVLSPGRINIIGEHIDYNHGFVLPAAIDKYICFAISKNDTVDCNIISLDLKDEYHFKITDKIEPVSQNWVNYFLGVFNQVQDKIDSGFNIVFSSTVPIGAGLSSSAALECGFLFGLNHFFNLDLSKEQIAKMGQKAEHTFAGVNCGIMDQFASVFGKENHVIFLDCDTLDYQYAPADFGDYTLLLLNTNVKHNLQTSEYNNRRKECEAGIALIQNRYPEVKNFREATMEMVEDLKEEMGDVVYRRSKFVVGEISRIQELVKSLEKNDFENVGKLMTSTHYGLSKDYEVSCEELDFLVDHVLLEQGVLGARVMGGGFGGCTINLLKKTEVENVIEKLSKAYQEKFGIALTPYQVSVSEGTHFYA, from the coding sequence ATGAATACTCAAGAACTCGTTGCACTTTGCAACCAACAATTCAACGAAAAATTTGGCGAAAATCCTCAAAAAATAGTTTTATCACCAGGAAGAATTAACATCATTGGCGAACATATTGATTATAACCACGGTTTTGTACTTCCCGCTGCTATTGACAAATACATTTGTTTTGCTATTTCTAAAAATGATACCGTAGATTGCAATATCATCTCTCTAGATTTAAAAGACGAATATCACTTCAAAATCACAGATAAAATAGAACCTGTTTCTCAGAATTGGGTCAACTATTTCCTAGGCGTTTTTAATCAAGTTCAAGATAAAATAGATAGCGGTTTCAATATCGTTTTCAGTTCTACCGTTCCTATTGGTGCTGGTTTATCTTCTTCTGCTGCTTTAGAATGTGGATTTTTATTTGGACTTAATCATTTTTTCAATTTAGATTTAAGCAAGGAACAAATTGCCAAAATGGGACAAAAAGCAGAACATACTTTCGCGGGAGTGAACTGTGGAATTATGGATCAATTTGCTTCTGTTTTTGGGAAAGAAAACCATGTAATCTTCTTAGATTGTGATACTTTAGATTATCAATATGCACCTGCAGATTTTGGTGATTACACTTTGCTTTTGCTCAATACCAATGTAAAACACAATTTACAAACTTCAGAATACAATAATCGTAGAAAAGAATGTGAAGCAGGAATTGCATTGATTCAAAATAGATATCCAGAAGTCAAAAATTTCAGAGAAGCTACTATGGAAATGGTGGAAGATTTGAAAGAAGAAATGGGCGATGTAGTGTATAGAAGAAGCAAATTTGTAGTGGGTGAAATTTCTAGAATTCAAGAATTGGTAAAATCATTAGAAAAAAATGATTTCGAAAATGTAGGAAAATTAATGACATCTACACATTACGGTCTCTCTAAAGATTACGAAGTAAGCTGCGAAGAATTAGATTTCTTAGTTGATCATGTTTTACTAGAGCAAGGCGTTCTTGGCGCAAGAGTTATGGGAGGCGGTTTTGGTGGTTGTACCATTAATTTACTTAAGAAAACCGAAGTAGAAAACGTTATCGAAAAACTTTCTAAAGCTTATCAAGAAAAATTCGGAATAGCACTTACTCCTTATCAAGTTTCAGTTTCAGAAGGGACTCATTTTTACGCTTAG
- a CDS encoding SusE domain-containing protein, with protein sequence MKNIFKILFATILGVFLSSCDRDDTLAVAELKSNPDIISSLSATSYVINDTNLSNTFETIIFKKANFGVNVETENQLELALAGTSFAKPINLGVATSDNYVKLTYQELNNALINLGLVPNTPADVEVRVKSNIKSGNTNPTYVYSSPISFKVTPFKANPDDLFKKINVPGAYAGAAGYENWSPANSPDLYSPKNDDVYKGFIYITSSSNPDDYQFKFTIKQDWANDKGDDNTFTGKLLQDGEVNCKVTTGGAYYVKVDWAANTYSTNLANFGMIGDATPTGWNSDTDFVYNPTTKTYVINSIALSTSGLFKFRANDAWDMKFQPGSADQTLVSGKEVQTFLSSEGTVSGDPNYKVAEAGNYKVELDLHNSGYYKLTLTKL encoded by the coding sequence ATGAAAAATATTTTTAAAATATTATTTGCAACCATATTAGGAGTGTTTTTATCTTCTTGTGACAGAGATGATACACTTGCTGTAGCTGAGTTGAAGTCAAATCCAGATATTATTTCATCTCTTTCTGCTACTTCTTATGTTATCAATGATACTAATCTTAGCAATACTTTTGAAACAATTATTTTCAAGAAAGCTAATTTTGGGGTAAACGTAGAAACAGAAAATCAATTAGAACTTGCTCTTGCAGGAACTAGCTTTGCAAAACCAATAAATTTAGGAGTTGCAACTTCTGATAATTATGTGAAATTAACCTATCAAGAGTTAAATAATGCATTAATTAACTTAGGTTTAGTGCCAAATACTCCTGCTGATGTAGAGGTAAGAGTTAAATCTAATATTAAGTCCGGAAATACTAATCCTACTTATGTTTATTCGTCACCTATTTCTTTTAAAGTAACTCCTTTCAAAGCTAATCCTGATGATTTATTCAAAAAAATAAATGTACCAGGTGCTTATGCAGGAGCTGCAGGATATGAAAATTGGAGTCCAGCAAATTCTCCAGATTTATATTCTCCTAAAAATGATGATGTTTATAAAGGTTTTATTTATATTACATCTAGTTCTAATCCTGATGATTACCAATTTAAATTTACAATCAAACAAGATTGGGCTAATGATAAAGGTGATGATAACACTTTTACAGGAAAACTTCTACAAGATGGTGAAGTAAACTGTAAAGTAACTACTGGAGGTGCTTACTATGTAAAAGTAGATTGGGCTGCTAATACTTATTCTACTAACTTAGCTAACTTTGGTATGATTGGTGATGCAACACCTACAGGATGGAATTCTGATACTGATTTTGTGTATAATCCTACAACAAAAACATATGTAATTAATTCTATTGCTCTTTCTACTTCAGGACTTTTTAAATTCAGAGCAAATGATGCTTGGGATATGAAATTCCAACCAGGAAGCGCTGATCAAACTTTAGTTTCTGGAAAAGAAGTGCAAACATTTCTAAGTTCAGAAGGTACAGTAAGTGGAGACCCTAATTATAAGGTTGCTGAAGCTGGAAATTACAAAGTAGAACTTGATCTTCATAACTCAGGTTATTACAAATTAACTCTTACAAAGTTATAA
- the galA gene encoding beta-galactosidase GalA codes for MIKYISIFLILLGVVGIFPAQKRTNLDEDWRFHFGHSEDAKADFNYSLVNIFSKSGAAENTAIDPKFIDKDWRKLNLPHDWAVELPFVKSEHPDLISHGFKPVGGMFPETSIGWYRKHFTVSKDDKKDRFEIQFDGIFRNASIWLNGFYVGTNQSGYIGKSYDVTDYIDFEKENVLVVRVDATQYEGWFYEGAGIYRHVWLNQYNNIHIPFGGLFVHADVNGKNATVNVETSVENKNLNPSNCIVYAYITDRNGKFIGKTAEQKLTLKVNEKLTTKQKISVSNPRLWSLEEPYLYKVYAVVKENGKEIHREQARLGIRTIKFDAKKGFFLNGKHIKIKGTNNHQDHAGIGSALPDYLQYYRIKKLKEFGSNAYRASHNAPTPELLKACDSLGMLVLNEHRLLNSSPEYVDQLERLILRDRNHPSIFLWSIGNEEGWIQKNDFGKRIAQSLIAKQKELDPTRTSTYAADMANEFNGVNEVIPVRGFNYRQYAVADYHKDHPNQPLIGTEMGSTVTTRGIYEKDEIRAYVPDQDITAPWWASKAEDWWKLAAENDYWQGGFVWTGFDYRGEPTPYKWPNVNSHFGIMDVCGFPKNIYYYYKSWWTDEDVIHISPHWNWNEKIGQPIEVWVNSNADDVELFLNGKSLGKKTMPRNSHLKWEVTYEPGTLEAIGYKKGKKISTKVETTSTPYKVIATTEKNILTADGKDATVVNISIVDEKGREVPVADNMVKFFLKGDAKIIGVGNGDPSSHEPDQFLDGAWQRSAFNGKCQVIILSGKTKGELQLEVKSNGLASDVISFTQK; via the coding sequence ATGATTAAATACATTTCTATATTTCTTATTCTTTTAGGAGTTGTAGGTATTTTTCCTGCTCAAAAAAGAACCAATTTAGACGAAGATTGGCGATTCCATTTCGGACATTCAGAAGATGCAAAAGCAGATTTCAATTATAGCCTTGTCAATATTTTTTCAAAATCTGGAGCTGCAGAAAATACCGCAATAGACCCGAAATTTATAGACAAAGATTGGCGAAAATTAAACCTTCCGCATGATTGGGCGGTAGAATTGCCTTTTGTGAAATCAGAGCACCCAGATTTAATTTCTCACGGCTTCAAACCAGTTGGCGGAATGTTTCCAGAAACCAGTATTGGTTGGTACAGAAAACATTTTACCGTTTCTAAAGACGATAAAAAAGACCGCTTCGAAATTCAATTTGATGGAATTTTTAGAAATGCTTCCATTTGGTTAAACGGATTTTACGTAGGAACCAATCAAAGTGGATACATTGGCAAATCTTATGACGTAACAGATTATATTGACTTTGAAAAAGAAAATGTTCTAGTCGTTCGAGTAGATGCAACTCAATACGAAGGTTGGTTTTACGAAGGCGCTGGAATTTACAGACACGTTTGGCTGAACCAGTATAATAACATTCACATTCCATTTGGTGGATTGTTTGTACATGCAGATGTGAATGGGAAAAACGCAACCGTAAATGTAGAAACTTCAGTAGAAAATAAAAATTTAAATCCTTCTAATTGTATTGTTTACGCTTATATTACAGACAGAAACGGTAAATTCATAGGAAAAACTGCGGAACAAAAACTGACTTTAAAAGTTAATGAAAAACTCACCACAAAACAGAAAATTTCAGTTTCCAACCCAAGACTTTGGAGTTTAGAAGAGCCTTATTTATACAAAGTTTATGCGGTGGTAAAAGAAAACGGAAAAGAAATCCATCGTGAACAAGCGAGATTGGGCATTAGAACTATAAAATTTGATGCAAAAAAAGGATTTTTCTTAAACGGAAAACACATTAAAATCAAAGGAACTAACAATCACCAAGACCATGCTGGAATTGGCAGCGCTTTACCAGATTATTTGCAATATTACAGAATTAAAAAACTGAAAGAATTTGGTTCTAATGCTTATAGAGCAAGTCATAACGCTCCTACTCCAGAATTATTAAAAGCGTGTGACAGTTTAGGAATGCTGGTTCTGAATGAACACCGATTGCTCAATAGTTCGCCAGAATATGTAGACCAACTAGAGCGTCTTATCTTAAGAGACAGAAATCATCCCTCTATTTTTCTTTGGTCTATCGGTAATGAAGAAGGTTGGATTCAAAAAAATGACTTCGGAAAGAGAATTGCTCAATCTCTTATAGCCAAACAAAAAGAATTAGACCCTACCAGAACCAGTACTTATGCTGCAGATATGGCAAATGAATTTAATGGTGTAAATGAAGTAATACCAGTTCGTGGATTTAATTACAGACAATATGCAGTGGCAGATTATCACAAAGATCATCCTAATCAGCCTTTAATAGGAACAGAAATGGGAAGCACCGTTACCACAAGAGGAATTTATGAAAAAGATGAAATAAGAGCTTATGTACCAGACCAAGACATTACCGCTCCATGGTGGGCAAGCAAAGCAGAAGATTGGTGGAAACTTGCAGCAGAAAACGATTATTGGCAAGGTGGTTTCGTGTGGACTGGCTTTGATTACAGAGGAGAACCTACTCCTTATAAATGGCCAAACGTAAATTCACATTTCGGAATTATGGATGTGTGCGGATTTCCTAAAAATATTTACTACTATTATAAAAGTTGGTGGACAGATGAAGACGTGATTCATATTTCGCCACATTGGAACTGGAACGAAAAGATAGGTCAACCGATAGAAGTTTGGGTAAATTCTAATGCTGATGATGTAGAATTATTCTTAAACGGAAAATCTTTAGGCAAAAAAACAATGCCTAGAAACAGTCATCTAAAATGGGAAGTTACCTATGAACCAGGAACTTTAGAAGCAATTGGCTATAAAAAAGGTAAAAAAATAAGCACCAAAGTAGAAACCACATCTACTCCATATAAAGTAATTGCTACCACAGAAAAAAATATTTTAACTGCAGATGGAAAAGATGCTACTGTAGTCAACATTTCTATTGTAGACGAAAAAGGTAGAGAAGTTCCAGTAGCCGATAATATGGTGAAATTTTTCTTAAAAGGTGATGCTAAAATCATTGGCGTAGGAAATGGAGATCCTAGTTCTCACGAACCAGACCAATTTTTAGATGGAGCATGGCAAAGAAGCGCCTTCAATGGTAAATGCCAAGTCATCATTCTTTCTGGAAAAACCAAAGGTGAATTACAATTAGAGGTAAAATCAAACGGATTAGCTTCTGATGTGATTTCTTTTACTCAAAAATAA
- a CDS encoding UDP-glucose--hexose-1-phosphate uridylyltransferase codes for MEQFVLTDHPHRRYNPLLDEWILVSPQRAKRPWQGQNEAISDEKKPEYDETCYLCPGNHRITGGTNPNYESCYVFDNDFPALLKDEVSSDLEQEDLFKINPERGINRVICFSPKHNVTLAEMQVPEIENVVRVWKEQYLELGAISYINHVQIFENKGSVMGCSNPHPHGQIWAQSSLPTQVKRTQDNLLKYFQKTGKSLLKDYLESELQKKERIIAENEHFVLLVPFWATWPYETMIISKRHFSSIAEITEEEIKSYAEMIQIITVKYDNLFKTSFPYSAGIHQAPTDGLDHEEWHFHMHFYPPLLRSATVKKFMVGYELLAEAQRDLTAEQSSEILRNLSIQYYKN; via the coding sequence ATGGAACAATTTGTATTAACAGACCATCCACATCGCAGATACAATCCACTTTTAGATGAATGGATTTTGGTATCGCCACAACGAGCAAAAAGACCTTGGCAAGGCCAAAACGAAGCCATTTCAGACGAAAAAAAACCTGAATACGACGAAACCTGCTATTTATGTCCGGGAAATCACCGTATCACAGGTGGAACCAATCCAAATTACGAAAGTTGTTATGTTTTTGACAATGATTTTCCTGCACTTTTAAAAGATGAAGTTTCTTCTGATTTAGAGCAAGAAGATTTATTTAAAATCAATCCAGAAAGAGGAATCAATCGTGTGATTTGTTTTTCGCCAAAGCATAATGTAACACTTGCAGAAATGCAAGTCCCAGAAATAGAAAATGTAGTAAGAGTTTGGAAGGAGCAATATCTAGAATTAGGCGCTATTTCGTACATTAATCACGTACAAATTTTTGAGAATAAGGGAAGTGTGATGGGTTGTAGCAATCCACATCCTCACGGACAAATTTGGGCGCAATCTTCTTTACCCACTCAGGTAAAAAGAACTCAAGACAATCTTCTGAAATATTTTCAAAAAACCGGAAAAAGCCTTTTGAAAGACTACTTAGAAAGTGAGCTTCAGAAAAAAGAAAGAATTATTGCAGAAAATGAGCATTTCGTCTTGTTGGTTCCATTTTGGGCAACTTGGCCTTATGAAACCATGATTATTAGCAAAAGACATTTCTCTAGCATTGCAGAAATAACCGAAGAAGAAATAAAATCTTATGCGGAAATGATTCAGATTATTACCGTAAAATATGATAATTTGTTTAAAACATCATTCCCGTATTCCGCAGGAATTCATCAAGCGCCAACTGATGGTTTAGACCATGAAGAATGGCATTTTCACATGCATTTTTATCCACCACTTTTAAGAAGTGCAACGGTTAAAAAATTTATGGTAGGCTATGAACTTCTAGCTGAAGCACAAAGAGATTTAACGGCTGAACAAAGTTCAGAAATTTTGCGAAATCTTTCTATCCAATATTATAAAAATTAA
- a CDS encoding RagB/SusD family nutrient uptake outer membrane protein, translating into MKYLNIRTKTIFAGALGLLLFTASCEKDLEIEPITEVTSASVYKDFANYPKALGKVYAGVAIGGQSARDGNADVSGIDGGTSNYMRQLYTMQVITTDEAVIGWNDGNLPDMHKMTWNSSNEFIGAIYYRIYNVIAVANEFIRNTSDERLAANGITGANATEAKYMRAEARFLRAQAYYHALDLFGNVPFVLETDPAGTLPKRIERAELFKFVENELKALETELKDPKTNEYGRADKAAAWTLLSRLYLNAKVYSGSERNNDVITYANKVIGAGYELKKQTIQVPDPDNPGQTKPKDISYESLFLADNHLNNPEVILSVNYDGIKTQTFGGSTFLVRASVGGEMNAADFGINGGWGGIRTTKAFVNKFTDPADKRGRFFTQGQTLEITDLGDFKSGYAFIKYKNVTSTGAIGSHAAGEFVDTDIPMYRLADVYLMYAEATLRGGNGSRATALEYINALKTRAGAANISDADLTLDYILDERARELSWENTRRTDLIRYGKFTSASYLWPWKGGVKDGKGVQEFRNLFPIPAADITANRNLVQNPGY; encoded by the coding sequence ATGAAATATTTAAATATAAGAACAAAAACAATCTTTGCAGGAGCATTAGGTCTTTTATTATTCACCGCTTCTTGCGAAAAAGATTTAGAAATAGAACCAATTACAGAAGTTACTTCTGCTAGTGTTTATAAAGATTTTGCTAACTATCCTAAAGCTTTAGGTAAGGTATATGCAGGAGTTGCAATTGGTGGACAATCAGCACGTGATGGAAATGCAGACGTATCAGGGATTGATGGTGGTACTTCTAACTACATGAGACAATTGTATACTATGCAAGTAATTACCACAGACGAAGCCGTAATTGGCTGGAATGATGGTAACTTACCAGACATGCATAAAATGACTTGGAACTCATCTAACGAATTTATTGGTGCTATTTATTACAGAATTTATAACGTAATTGCAGTAGCTAATGAGTTTATTAGAAATACTTCAGATGAGAGATTAGCAGCTAACGGAATTACAGGTGCTAATGCTACAGAAGCTAAATACATGAGAGCTGAAGCAAGATTTTTAAGAGCACAAGCTTATTACCATGCTTTAGATTTATTTGGTAACGTTCCTTTTGTATTAGAAACTGATCCTGCAGGAACACTTCCAAAAAGAATTGAAAGAGCAGAATTATTTAAATTTGTAGAAAACGAACTTAAAGCACTAGAAACAGAACTTAAAGATCCTAAAACTAATGAATATGGTAGAGCAGATAAAGCTGCTGCTTGGACTTTATTATCAAGATTATATTTAAACGCAAAAGTATATTCTGGTTCAGAAAGAAATAACGACGTGATTACCTATGCTAACAAAGTAATTGGAGCTGGTTATGAGCTTAAAAAACAAACTATTCAAGTTCCTGATCCAGATAATCCAGGTCAAACTAAGCCAAAAGATATAAGCTATGAAAGTTTATTCTTAGCAGATAACCACTTAAATAACCCAGAAGTAATTTTATCAGTAAATTATGATGGTATTAAAACCCAAACTTTCGGAGGATCTACATTCTTAGTTCGTGCTTCAGTAGGTGGAGAAATGAATGCTGCTGACTTTGGTATTAACGGAGGTTGGGGTGGTATTAGAACTACTAAAGCATTTGTGAATAAATTTACAGACCCAGCTGATAAGAGAGGTAGATTCTTTACTCAAGGTCAAACATTAGAGATTACTGATCTTGGAGATTTCAAAAGCGGTTATGCTTTTATAAAATACAAAAATGTAACCTCTACTGGTGCTATAGGTTCTCATGCAGCAGGAGAATTTGTAGACACAGATATTCCTATGTACAGATTAGCAGATGTATATTTAATGTATGCAGAAGCTACTCTAAGAGGAGGTAACGGTTCTAGAGCAACGGCATTAGAATATATTAACGCTCTTAAAACGAGAGCTGGTGCTGCTAACATTTCTGATGCTGATTTAACTTTAGATTACATCCTAGACGAAAGAGCTAGAGAATTAAGTTGGGAAAATACAAGAAGAACAGACCTTATTAGATACGGTAAGTTTACTTCTGCATCTTACTTATGGCCTTGGAAAGGTGGTGTAAAAGACGGAAAAGGAGTTCAAGAATTTAGAAACTTATTCCCAATTCCAGCTGCTGACATTACCGCAAACCGTAATTTAGTACAAAACCCAGGTTACTAA
- the galE gene encoding UDP-glucose 4-epimerase GalE, which produces MTILVTGGLGYIGSHTVVELLQNNFEVVIIDDLSNTERFILKNIEEITGKKPIFYPFDLKRKELLKQVFDAHKIEGCIHFAAYKAVGESQVKPIDYYENNLFSLINLLQEMKERNISNFIFSSSCTVYGQADTMPIDENTPLKLPESSYGKTKQMGEEILKDFAIAHQKKVTLLRYFNPIGAHPSAKLGELPIGIPNNLVPYVMQTAAGVREKLSVWGNDYETEDGTAIRDYIYVVDLAKAHVKALQKLISENSETLVDIYNLGTGKGSSVLEVVHAFEKANDVAVPYQICERRAGDITIAYANADKAEKELGWKSETSLEEALRTVWQWQKYLETRS; this is translated from the coding sequence ATGACTATACTCGTAACAGGCGGATTAGGATATATTGGTTCTCATACTGTGGTAGAACTGCTACAAAATAATTTTGAAGTAGTTATCATTGATGATTTATCCAATACTGAAAGATTTATCCTTAAAAATATAGAAGAAATCACGGGCAAAAAACCTATTTTCTATCCTTTTGATTTGAAAAGAAAGGAATTACTGAAACAAGTTTTTGATGCTCACAAAATCGAAGGTTGTATTCATTTTGCAGCGTATAAAGCGGTGGGTGAATCTCAGGTAAAGCCCATTGATTATTACGAAAATAATTTGTTTTCGCTCATCAATCTTTTGCAAGAAATGAAAGAAAGGAATATTTCTAATTTCATTTTTAGTTCAAGTTGTACGGTTTACGGACAAGCGGATACAATGCCAATCGACGAAAATACACCTCTGAAATTACCAGAATCTTCCTACGGGAAAACCAAACAAATGGGCGAAGAAATTTTGAAAGATTTTGCAATCGCTCATCAGAAAAAAGTGACTTTGTTGAGGTATTTTAATCCAATTGGAGCGCATCCTTCAGCAAAATTAGGAGAACTACCTATCGGAATTCCGAATAATTTGGTTCCTTATGTAATGCAAACTGCGGCAGGAGTTCGTGAGAAACTTTCGGTTTGGGGAAATGATTATGAAACTGAAGATGGAACTGCAATTAGAGATTATATTTACGTGGTAGATTTGGCAAAAGCGCATGTAAAAGCTTTGCAGAAATTAATTTCTGAAAACTCTGAAACGCTGGTAGATATTTATAATTTGGGAACAGGAAAAGGGAGTTCAGTTTTAGAAGTGGTTCATGCTTTTGAAAAAGCCAATGATGTAGCTGTTCCTTACCAAATTTGTGAAAGAAGAGCAGGAGACATTACCATCGCTTATGCAAACGCTGATAAAGCTGAAAAAGAACTCGGTTGGAAATCTGAAACTTCATTAGAAGAAGCACTCAGAACCGTTTGGCAATGGCAAAAATATTTAGAAACCAGAAGTTAA